In Numenius arquata chromosome 1, bNumArq3.hap1.1, whole genome shotgun sequence, the DNA window AAGATTTTTCTACATTAATGGATTGCAGCTGAACTCTGTTTCAAGTCCCACTGCAGCCAGTCAGGTTTCATCAGCGGTTCAGTGACAGGTTAAGGGGGCATCAGATTTGGTTCGTAAACGCAGATGAATGATAGCCTCTTGGGGCAGGGAGACTGGTCCCATTCACCCTCGCCCGGAAACAAAGACAAAGAGAAACCACAAGGGAAAACAAGTAGATGTGAAAAGGGAACTATTTCACTCCTGACATGAAATCATTCAATCTCAGCTCAATCTCTGGAAatccaattttcttttaatttgtgtttCCATAGTATGTACATCGCAGCTTTGGGCAACATTTTAATAAGATGATGTTTTCTCTAGCTAATCCTGGACATACTCATCCCAGAGGGATAGCAGAGGTTCAAGAGTGAGGTAAACTATATGAATTATAAGTCACCCCAGGTTTTTCTTAACTCCAAAAGTCAGGCAAATTTTTATGTTAAACAGGCTGTTAACTAGTTCTCTACCAGCTCTGAAAAGGGATAACAGAGGCCTCTGCATGAAGGTTGTCAGAGGTCCATCACTCCATTTCAAAAATGACCCCTGCAGGCAAAAATATAACTCCAGGAGCTTAACAGAAACTGCAGGTTGCTATTAAATTCTGAAAGCAGCTTGGTACGCTTATATTTGCTAGGATGGAAGAAGGACTGAATGGGGGCCCTCTTCCACATGGATGTCGATACAGTTATTGCTTGTGGGGATATCATTGTCCTGTAGAGCTGcatgaataattcatttttaattccaTATTAGATTAATTTCACCTCATCCTCTCTTCATGAATTGTCCTCAAATAAATTGTAATTTTCTTGAATATATTTGTTATTCAGAATAGACTATAGCACTCATGAGTAATTCATTGCAGGTAGGTGACATTCAGAATTTGAGACGTTCAGAATGGACACACGGGTCATTTTCGTGCTCTGTTACATAGGTAAAACTTACACAATCAAGTTTCTACTTCAAACATGCATTTACCAATCTGAAATTCACTTGCTTTTACTATTCTACAATGTTAATTCTAAATTCACCATATCATCGATAACTCCAGTAGATTCATTGGCTGGAATACTTGGAAGTAAGAAGACGTGCAGAATGAATTCATTAAAAGAATCCGAAAGAAAATATTCATGCAAGCTTTTTATAACACCAAGTCTAGTCTAGTGACCTGACACTCTGCCAAACAGAGATTAGAGAACTTATTATCCACTGTCCAGCTTCTCCTTTGAAATTTATACCCCAACTTTCCTTCTTTAGATGATATAAATGGAATGTGATGTTGATCAGAGTTTGTCACTTcaactttttttccctaaaactcCCACCTTCCCCAATTCCCACCCTACAAAACCACTGAAAGATAAAAACACATAAGCTTTTGATAACTCCTTAGTTTTACTGAGGTCGAAAAGAATTTCCACGGCTCCAATGGGAAACTATTCACTTGAAAGCAAAAGTGTTTTCTATAGTAGAGTTTTTTTACCAATTGAGTCGTAAAGTTATTTAAGctgatgtttgttttttcatttctggtGATGGAACATTTGCTTTTTGGTAAGTTCCCCCCACATCCAGAACTGGGTTTTCTTCTACCCCTGAGCGAGTTTATGAAGGAATTCATTCTCACCTGTACTAGTGATGCTAGTTAGGtgaccttctgctctttcaaGTCCAGCAGGTTTTCTGCACAGTAGAAAGGGTTAAACATAGGAGATGTGAAATGGCTAGAGCTTTGTGAATAACaggtaagcaaagcaaaatgtgGAACAAATGATTGGGCATTGGAAAGGGACAGGGCCTTCAAAGAAAGTCCAAGAAGGGGAAATCTAATGGAAGTGGAAATGTGAAGTGACAGGGAAATCCATAGAAAGCTTGCATTTTCAAAGGAAGAGAAatcatagatgaaaaaaaaagaggaacagagAGAAGCATTGctcaaaaaagaatcaaaaaccTGACAGTGGGATCCAAGCAGCTATTCTGTGATTGTAAGTTGGGCCTGTAGCGTAAGCAATTACATGGGCTTTCTGTACAGCCAAGAGGTATCTCCAGACTGTCATACACCCAGTGTAAGAAAGGCATTGCAGGGGAGGTAGGACAAAGTGGGTGTCCCTGGAGGGCCCTACTGAACAGCACAGCCTTGGTCCCTCCACCTTTTTGACAGCTAAATTCAGGCAAAATGAACCTTACAGTGAaaagaatcacggaatcacagaaatgtcagaattggaagggacctctagagatcatctagtccaactcccctgccaaagcaggattgcctagagcacattacctgggactgcatccagacgggtcttgaaaatctccagagaaggggactccacaacctccctgggcagcctgttccagtgctctgtcaccctcaccggaaagaagcttttcctcatatttgaatggaacttcctatgttccagcttgtgcccattgcccctcgtcctatcactggaaaccactgaaaagagtccggctccatcatccttcaacccaccctttatattcttgtaagcattaatatggtctcccctcagccttctcttctccagactaaagagtcccagctctttgagcctttcctcataagggacatgctccaatccctcagtcatcttagatgccctacgttggactctctccagtagttccctgtctctcttgaactggggagcccagaactggacacagtattccagttgtggcctcaccagtgcagagtagagggggagaatgacctcccttgacctactggccacactcttccctttgcagctcaggatgccattggctctcttggcgacaagggcacattgctggctcatggacagtTTACTAAGTACCAAGAAGAGGTATAAGAAGACAAGTGAGCAGAAATGGAGAGATTAGAACTTGTCCAAAAGGATGTTACTTACGGTGCTTCTTTCTTATGTTCCCAGCTAGCTTGGGAATGGAATAAGCAGGGACAGTTCTCCACTCTGAGTCTTTGAAAACAGTCCCCAAGAGTTTGCCTTTGCATTTGATTGGGAAGGATTCTCTTTCATCCATGTCTTGAAGCAAGGGCCTGCATTGTACCGGTGTTTAGGCTCAGGGGAAAACTCTTCTCTTCATCATCCTGAGGCATTTAAATTTCATACACCCTTGTAGACATGGTTCAAGAGGAATATGGCACCCCAAGGCAAACATTTATGGGAGCATTGGTATTTGGCTTCTGAAAGACGCAGCAAGTATTTTTGCTACAGGGCTTCAAGTTACAGGGCTCACCTGATATAATCTGAGCAGGTAGCAAGGTGAAGTCAGAAGACCTTTTAGCAAGTATCTCTTGTGAAGTTGGAAAAGGGTTCACTATTCACAAGGAGTTTGATAAATCACAGATTTATCTATGCCTAGCCAGGTAGACATCGTGCTGTGTGTTGTgtgggaagagaagggagaaaccccTCAACTATAACCCTTCAGTTTTGTTTCCTATTACAGTCAAAGATCCCCAGGAACCTTCTTGACTTCTCTTCACTGGTGTATTATATATGTCTTATTTTTCCACATGAGGAAAATAAATCCCATGCTCAAAACCCTTGACATAAAAAGGAAGGCAGGAAGACATGAGAAAGGAATAGAAGCTCCAGAAGGTCCACGTTCCAAACAGGATTTGGTTTGTTGCTACTTGAGTGTGTCTTGTAGCGAGGCAGAGAGCAACTAATCTCACCAGCAGCACTGAGCTGTGAATTTTGGTCAACGCAAAGACTTGTGTTTTTTTGATAtacaagaggaaaagcagaaagaggggaagaaagagtCAGGTACATGAAAGACAACTGTGGGAAGTAGAGAAGAAATTATGGATAGCCCTGTTTGGAAGAAGCCAGTACCTTGGATCCATTCTCTTTTAAGTAACAACAACTTTTGTAACTAATTCAGCCTTTCTGACACAGATTTTGTGGATGAGTCTTGGTGAGGTGGGTCAGGAATTACACTACATCCAGAATTAAGTCTGCCAAAGATTAAGAACTAGGCATTGCAACGTTTCACTGTGGAGTTCTCAACAccagaaagaaacacagaataaaCACAAAAGGAAAGTCTCACTAATTTTTTCCAGAAGATAGAGTATTATCTCCCTATTATCTCTTCTGATTTAACTAAGCTGAGTTCAGCGCTTCACAGGGACATTCAGTAAAGTAAAACTACAAAATGAAGGGCAAATGGGCTAAAAAAAGGGCTAGTACATGTTCAgggtcttgcctttttttcctctgtcttccccccccagaaaaaaaaaaagttaaaacacgTAAAGCATCAGCATATGAAGAGCACTAATTTAGGAGTCAGATGCCATTTAGGTTATAAGCAGAAAGAGCTTGCTGCTGTCATTACATGGTCCAGTGGGTGCAGCTGTGCTTCAGCAGTCCATTTCAATGCACGGTGCAATGCATCACAGTTTGGGGAGTCTGCTCTGGACCTGCCCTCTGGAGAGACACCAGCAGGTTCGACAGGACAGCCCTGAAAGGTGTGCGGGCCTTTGTGCATTCCCAAGACTCAGCAGCAAGTGGTTTGGCAAGCCTGAAGCGTAGTGTAGTAGTCCATCTTTGCTGGGGAAGGCTTGTCTCTGCAATAGTAATAGGGAATTCAGGCTGGTGCATCACGTTGCTTTGGAGAAGGAGAACAAAACAGATCTGTCAGACCTGAATTAAGATGGATTTTTGTTGAAAGTTCTTGGAATTGATTTCTTTCCAGTTTCCTTCTTGGTAAGTAGTCAGCACAGTTGGGTTCAACTTACAAAATATCATTGATTTCTCTCCCCAAACCGCAGATGATTCAGCTTGTAATTTCCTTTACAATTATAGAGCAGGTCTCCTTAGAAACTGCTTGTATCCATTCAAAGTTTCATCTTGTGGAAACCACATTTCCCCTCTCTATGGCCAGATGTGCTTGGCATGagtccagacaaaaaaaaaaaaaaaaggaggaggaaggtacGATAAATATTCTCCTGCTCAGATTctctcttttctgcttcctgagaaGAGATTCACAGCATTACAATTTCAGCTCTCTGAGTGCTTTGGGATCTCAGATCACCCCAAGCAGTGGGGTCAGCTATATGGCTGTTCATGGGTCTGCAACAGAAACAGCCAGGGTGTTGCATAGCCTTGCTCCTCTAAGATAGGACAGGGTGCAACACAGAGGTCATGGTCTCTCTACCCTGATACAGTGTCACGCCACCAAAGGCTGGTCAAGCCAAGCTGATTGCACAATTGGCTCTTCCTTGGCTGGCTGTCATATGCTTCTCCTCATATACAACTTCAAGGACACACAGGGGAAGTCTCCACCTTCTCTTGGCATTCCCTGTGAGTCT includes these proteins:
- the LOC141466202 gene encoding LOW QUALITY PROTEIN: snaclec convulxin subunit beta-like (The sequence of the model RefSeq protein was modified relative to this genomic sequence to represent the inferred CDS: deleted 2 bases in 1 codon; substituted 1 base at 1 genomic stop codon); the encoded protein is MDFLIFGRLNSGCSVIPDPPHQDSSTKSQSQVMCSRQSSEGHLTSITSTGENEFLHKLAQGXKKTQFWVGGTYQKGSFLKWSDGPLTTFMQRPLLSLFRAGRELVNSLFNIKICLTFGGEWDQSPCPKRLSFICVYEPNLMPP